From the Drosophila simulans strain w501 chromosome 2L, Prin_Dsim_3.1, whole genome shotgun sequence genome, the window tctatatatttaaataatcatCAATGAAATCATCATATTGTTGTccgcaattaaaaattgcgCAGATAAATAAATCTTAATATACTTAAATTACTTATATCAGCAGTGTtttactaatttatttaatatgtgccatatatatgtacatatataggaagtttatttaattttttaaatattttttaagggCGTATTTTACTACCTAAACTAATAAATGAGGCATATATTTAATTCATCTCTCAAGACTTCCATGAATGCAATTCCTTCTACgtaaacaaaaatcgaatCTGCCAGCAGTCTTAAAAAATCCTTGACACTTCCTTCTAGCCACCGAGAAGGACACTTAATGCCATGTCATTCTACAGGAAAAGTGTTTGGCAAAGGACCCTCGAGAATTTCCAGggaattaaaacaaagtgTGCTGAGGAACCAGGAGCCAAAGGGACCACACAAATTGTGTCATGCAGgtcaataaaaaaatgcatcGCCTGCATAACAGTTGTTCGGTCCAGAACTTTCCTGTTCCGGTGGCCACATTTGTCCGATAATCCAGGTAATCCACACACCAAAAAAAGGATAATGAGGCAATCCAGCGACGGCAATTAGCGCTGTGATAGAGCAGGTCATAAAATATGCTGCTTAATCCAGGACGGAGATTACCTAATGCGGAATGGATGCGCTAATCCCTTTGTTGACAGACCCAAAACAAAGGGATTTCCCAATGTGGCTACCTGTGCCGCCTACCTACTGTGCATATAACAAGGATATCAATCTGGAAGCCAATCATTCAGCAAACGATCGTCCAACGAGTCACATCATCACACACAACTCATTCGGAGTCATATCATCGAAATACAAAAATGGAGAACTCATCGAGCTACACCCACAAGAAGTTTGCCGTCAGCAAGCGGAAACGGGAAGAGGACCAGGACAAGGAGAACCTAAGTCAGCAGTCGGAGCAGCCGATCTTCAAGCGACGCCAGACACAGGGATTCTTCCGACCTTGGTTGGATAACGAGCAGAACCAACAGGCGGAGAAGGAGACGTCACCGGTGGCAAAACCCAGTGGCCCAGGATCTTCGGTCAGCCAGTACCGTGCCAACATGGTGCGCCGTAGTCAAAATCATCGCCAGCGCAGCCCCAAGGAGCAGATGCGCCGGGATAGAAACACCCTCGCCTGCCTTCTCAGCCGGCGGGCCAAGCAGGCTCAGGAGGAGCAAGTTGGTCAGCAGTACGAGCAGTATCGGAGCCACCATGCCGCCATGCTGGAACAGCAGGTGCGCCTGAGTCTCTACTATCGCCACATCCTCCAGCAGGCGGTGTTCCAGCGAGCCATCAATCCGGCACCGGGTCACATCCtgccgcaacagcaacagcagttccTCCAGCAGATGGCCCTCTCCCAGCAGATGCTCATCTTTGGTGGCCAGCACTGCTGACCGTCCAAAATATCATAATCAGCGACTATGGATAGCCCAATCATGTGATTTAGTTTATTAAGccttaattattaatatttattgttgactttgaaataaattaaaaattatgcatttaatttaaattaccgGTTTTGTTGACTGGGGGTTATTacttggaaaatttgaaatttaatcgaaaattattattaaactaGTTAGGAGGTCAGTGGATTGCaaccattaaaaatttttatatatataataatgcTACATTTATTAGGATTTTAAACATGTTTAAGTTAAC encodes:
- the LOC6732171 gene encoding protein Mabiki, with the protein product MENSSSYTHKKFAVSKRKREEDQDKENLSQQSEQPIFKRRQTQGFFRPWLDNEQNQQAEKETSPVAKPSGPGSSVSQYRANMVRRSQNHRQRSPKEQMRRDRNTLACLLSRRAKQAQEEQVGQQYEQYRSHHAAMLEQQVRLSLYYRHILQQAVFQRAINPAPGHILPQQQQQFLQQMALSQQMLIFGGQHC